The Asticcacaulis excentricus CB 48 genome includes a window with the following:
- a CDS encoding DUF1287 domain-containing protein, giving the protein MISRRKSIAGVAGLWLPGVARAQVRSLSARFLKAAYDQTHQRVTYDPAYTRIPYPMGDVASDKGVCTDVVIRAYRAIGIDLQKLVHEDMQAHFRLYPNLWGLKQPDRNIDHRRVLNLQVFFQRFGTVLPVSQRPEDYRPGDLVTCRVIGIRRPHIMIVSDHLAFLSRNRYQVIHNIGRGPKQEDQLFIHDLTGHYRFRI; this is encoded by the coding sequence GTGATCAGTCGTCGGAAAAGTATAGCGGGTGTGGCGGGCCTATGGCTGCCGGGTGTGGCAAGGGCGCAGGTAAGATCACTGTCTGCGCGCTTCCTTAAGGCGGCTTATGACCAGACGCATCAGCGTGTGACCTATGATCCCGCCTATACACGGATCCCTTACCCGATGGGGGATGTCGCGTCGGACAAAGGCGTATGCACCGATGTGGTCATCCGAGCTTATCGGGCCATCGGAATCGACCTCCAAAAACTTGTGCACGAGGATATGCAGGCGCATTTTCGCCTCTATCCCAACCTGTGGGGCCTTAAACAGCCCGATCGCAACATTGATCATCGCCGGGTGCTCAATCTTCAGGTCTTTTTCCAGCGCTTTGGTACGGTTCTGCCGGTTAGCCAGAGGCCTGAAGACTATAGGCCGGGAGACCTTGTGACCTGTCGCGTCATCGGCATACGCCGACCGCACATCATGATTGTTTCGGATCATCTGGCCTTTCTGAGCCGGAACCGGTATCAGGTCATTCATAATATCGGTCGCGGACCGAAGCAGGAAGACCAGTTGTTTATCCATGACCTCACAGGCCACTACCGGTTCCGAATCTGA
- a CDS encoding NADPH-dependent FMN reductase, producing the protein MSSPKLIAISGSLRKASYTTALLRTLAANAPAGVEIEVAEVADIPVYNQDLDVEPYPEGVARLRAQVLGADGVLIGSPEYNYAMPGSIKNLLDWLSRPYGKAALAGKPALIITTSPASTGGVRAQSQIRGTLAAIGAHPLGGAEVVVPFIDKKTTDGVFTDEGTLSFIEAQVRRLVDEIEVRKT; encoded by the coding sequence ATGTCCAGCCCTAAGCTCATCGCCATTTCCGGTTCGCTGCGCAAAGCGTCCTACACGACGGCCCTGCTGCGAACCTTGGCGGCCAATGCCCCGGCCGGTGTCGAGATTGAAGTCGCCGAAGTGGCCGATATTCCCGTCTACAATCAGGACCTGGATGTCGAGCCCTATCCGGAAGGCGTGGCGCGTCTGCGGGCTCAGGTTCTGGGGGCAGACGGAGTGCTGATCGGCAGCCCGGAGTATAACTACGCCATGCCGGGGTCGATCAAGAACCTGCTAGACTGGCTGTCGCGCCCGTATGGCAAGGCGGCGTTGGCGGGCAAGCCGGCCCTGATTATAACCACCTCTCCGGCCTCGACCGGCGGTGTGCGGGCGCAATCGCAGATTCGTGGCACTCTGGCGGCCATTGGCGCACATCCGCTGGGCGGCGCTGAGGTGGTCGTTCCCTTTATCGACAAGAAGACCACCGACGGTGTGTTTACGGATGAAGGCACGCTGAGCTTTATCGAAGCTCAGGTCAGACGCCTAGTCGATGAGATCGAGGTGCGTAAGACCTAA
- a CDS encoding cation transporter produces MSAHSHHHDHDHSPYDHRGHSHHIGPATDPAYRRALWWVMAVNAAMFFVEIGAGLQSQSKALLADSLDFAGDAANIALSLFVLTAAVKVRARASLLKAASMFGFALWIMGTTLWQVYTGTVPRAEVMGLISLLAVASNVGSALLLWKYREGDSNMMSVWLCTRNDAIGNLMVLGAAVGVYFTRNTLPDAIVALIMVAMGLQAATRITQHALTELKV; encoded by the coding sequence ATGTCCGCGCATTCCCATCATCATGATCATGATCACAGCCCTTACGATCATCGTGGCCACAGCCACCATATCGGTCCCGCGACCGATCCGGCGTATCGCCGTGCCCTGTGGTGGGTGATGGCCGTCAATGCTGCCATGTTCTTTGTCGAAATTGGCGCGGGTCTGCAAAGCCAGTCGAAAGCGCTGCTGGCCGATTCGCTCGACTTTGCCGGAGACGCGGCTAATATCGCCCTGAGCCTGTTTGTCCTGACGGCGGCGGTCAAGGTTCGCGCCAGAGCGTCGCTACTCAAGGCGGCCAGCATGTTCGGGTTCGCCTTGTGGATTATGGGCACAACCCTGTGGCAGGTCTACACTGGGACTGTGCCCCGCGCCGAGGTGATGGGCCTGATCAGTCTGCTGGCGGTCGCGTCCAATGTTGGGTCGGCGCTGCTGCTGTGGAAGTACCGCGAAGGCGATTCCAATATGATGTCGGTATGGCTGTGTACGCGCAACGACGCCATTGGCAATCTGATGGTACTGGGGGCCGCGGTCGGTGTTTATTTCACGCGGAATACGCTACCCGACGCCATTGTGGCCCTGATCATGGTGGCGATGGGCCTTCAGGCCGCGACGCGCATCACACAGCATGCCTTGACCGAATTGAAGGTGTAA
- a CDS encoding entericidin A/B family lipoprotein yields MKRLVILSLIAILPVLSACNTIKGVGRDIESVGEALDKSTR; encoded by the coding sequence ATGAAGCGTCTCGTCATTCTGTCGCTGATCGCCATTTTACCGGTGCTGTCGGCCTGTAACACCATCAAGGGCGTCGGCCGCGATATCGAGTCGGTCGGTGAAGCGCTGGATAAATCGACGCGGTAA
- the topA gene encoding type I DNA topoisomerase produces the protein MNLVIVESPAKAKTINKYLGKDYTVLASYGHVRDLPSKDGSVKPDEDFAMSWEVDAKASKRLSDIADAARKSERVILATDPDREGEAISWHVLEVLNKKKVLKEKVVERVTFNAITKASVQEAMAAPRQIDMELVEAYLARRALDYLVGFTLSPVLWRKLPGARSAGRVQSVALKIIVDRELEIEKFKSEEYWTVDAEVSANSPPFTARLNVLNGKKLAKFDLENAEKAEAARKAISLSKFAVESVEQKPGKRTPPPPFTTSTLQQEAARKLGFSAQRTMQTAQKLYEGVDIGGETTGLITYMRTDGVFIDPAAIGEIRKAVGERFGSAYVPSEPRLYKVKAKNAQEAHEAIRPTSIFRRPETLRLEGDQARLYELIWKRTMAAQMEAARVEKTTIDLLNHDKSIGLRSTGQVITFDGYLALYEEGKDDETDEDGGRLPQLRTGTLVDVHDIKPAQHFTEPPPRYSEASLVKRMEELGIGRPSTYASILSVLRDRDYVRMDKNRFIPEDKGRLVTAFLDQFFSRYVQYDFTADLEEKLDLVSAGDLNWKALLREFWQDFHAKAGEISEFRVSEVLDRLNDALAPHIFPDKGDGSNPRACPTCGTGQLSLKTSRFGAFVGCSNYPECKYTRPVGNPENASEVAAASGDRELGRDPETGKVVALKIGRFGPYVQLGEAESKDDKPKRSSLPKAWPPASIDLDRALKLLSLPRKVGDHPEDGKPITAALGRFGPFIEHEKTYANLPSFDEIFEVGLNRAVVLLAEKRANAKGKASTVATLKELGAHPESGDAIQVMAGRYGPYVKCGKVNATIPKDTAPEDVTLEQALALIEAKGGVKKTAAKKTTAKKAAPAKKPATKKATTSKKAPAKKAKAEA, from the coding sequence TTCTGGCCACCGACCCGGACCGCGAAGGCGAGGCTATTTCCTGGCACGTGCTGGAAGTGCTCAATAAAAAGAAGGTGTTAAAGGAAAAGGTCGTCGAGCGCGTCACCTTCAACGCCATTACCAAGGCTTCAGTTCAGGAGGCCATGGCTGCCCCGCGTCAGATCGACATGGAGCTAGTCGAGGCCTATCTTGCGCGCCGCGCGCTTGATTACCTCGTGGGCTTTACGCTGTCGCCGGTTCTTTGGCGCAAGCTGCCGGGGGCGCGTTCGGCTGGCCGTGTGCAGTCCGTGGCGCTTAAGATCATCGTCGATCGCGAGCTGGAGATCGAAAAGTTCAAGTCCGAAGAATATTGGACCGTCGACGCCGAGGTGTCGGCCAATTCGCCACCGTTTACGGCGCGTCTGAACGTTCTGAACGGCAAGAAGCTCGCCAAGTTCGACCTTGAAAACGCCGAAAAGGCAGAAGCGGCGCGCAAGGCCATCTCGCTGTCAAAATTTGCTGTGGAATCGGTGGAGCAGAAGCCGGGCAAGCGCACTCCGCCCCCGCCCTTCACCACCTCTACTCTGCAGCAGGAAGCGGCGCGCAAGCTGGGCTTTTCGGCGCAGCGCACCATGCAGACTGCGCAGAAGCTCTATGAAGGCGTCGATATTGGCGGGGAAACGACCGGCCTAATTACCTATATGCGGACCGACGGCGTGTTTATCGACCCGGCGGCCATCGGTGAGATTCGTAAAGCCGTAGGTGAACGCTTCGGCAGCGCCTATGTACCGTCCGAACCACGCCTCTACAAGGTCAAGGCCAAGAACGCACAGGAGGCCCACGAAGCCATCCGCCCGACCTCTATCTTCCGCCGTCCGGAGACCCTACGCCTCGAAGGTGATCAGGCGCGCCTATACGAACTGATCTGGAAGCGCACCATGGCCGCCCAGATGGAGGCCGCCCGCGTTGAAAAGACCACCATTGACCTCCTCAATCATGACAAGTCGATTGGTCTGCGCTCCACGGGCCAGGTCATCACCTTCGACGGCTATCTTGCGCTCTACGAAGAGGGCAAGGACGACGAGACGGACGAGGACGGTGGCCGCCTTCCGCAATTGCGGACCGGCACACTGGTCGACGTACACGACATCAAACCGGCTCAGCACTTTACCGAGCCGCCGCCGCGCTACTCCGAAGCCTCGCTGGTTAAGCGCATGGAAGAATTGGGCATTGGTCGCCCCTCGACCTACGCCTCAATCCTCAGCGTGCTGCGCGACCGCGACTACGTACGCATGGACAAGAACCGCTTTATCCCGGAAGACAAGGGCCGTCTCGTCACCGCCTTCCTCGATCAGTTCTTCTCGCGCTACGTGCAGTATGATTTCACCGCTGACCTGGAGGAAAAGCTCGACCTCGTCTCGGCAGGCGACCTGAATTGGAAGGCGCTGCTGCGAGAATTCTGGCAGGATTTCCACGCCAAAGCCGGTGAAATCAGCGAATTCCGCGTGTCCGAAGTGCTGGACCGCCTCAATGACGCGCTGGCGCCGCACATCTTCCCGGACAAGGGCGATGGTTCCAATCCGCGCGCCTGCCCAACCTGCGGCACCGGGCAACTGAGCCTGAAGACTTCGCGCTTCGGGGCTTTTGTCGGCTGCTCCAACTACCCGGAATGCAAATATACGCGCCCCGTCGGCAACCCGGAAAACGCCTCGGAAGTCGCTGCTGCCTCCGGCGACCGCGAACTGGGCAGAGATCCGGAGACCGGCAAGGTGGTGGCGCTCAAAATCGGGCGCTTCGGCCCCTATGTGCAGCTTGGCGAAGCGGAGTCCAAGGACGACAAGCCCAAACGCTCCTCCCTACCCAAAGCCTGGCCCCCGGCGTCGATTGATCTCGACCGCGCGCTGAAACTGTTGTCCCTGCCGCGCAAGGTTGGTGACCACCCGGAAGACGGCAAGCCGATTACGGCAGCGCTAGGTCGTTTCGGCCCATTTATCGAGCACGAAAAGACCTATGCCAACCTGCCGAGCTTCGATGAGATCTTCGAAGTCGGCCTCAACCGCGCCGTCGTGCTGCTAGCCGAAAAGCGCGCCAATGCCAAGGGCAAGGCCTCAACGGTGGCGACGCTGAAAGAGCTGGGGGCGCATCCGGAATCCGGCGACGCCATTCAGGTCATGGCCGGTCGCTATGGCCCTTATGTCAAGTGCGGCAAGGTCAATGCCACTATCCCCAAAGACACAGCGCCCGAAGATGTGACGCTGGAGCAGGCGCTGGCGCTCATTGAGGCCAAGGGCGGCGTGAAAAAGACGGCCGCCAAAAAAACCACTGCAAAAAAAGCAGCCCCCGCTAAAAAACCAGCTACAAAGAAAGCCACCACGTCCAAAAAAGCGCCGGCTAAAAAGGCCAAGGCGGAGGCTTAA
- a CDS encoding DUF2061 domain-containing protein, whose translation MRLIAKTLSYGTIHVLVASTVAFVLTGNWAIALGIGLIEPVVQTLVFPLHEYLWERKAPEKLSLFHSH comes from the coding sequence ATGCGTTTGATTGCCAAAACCCTGTCCTACGGGACCATTCACGTTCTGGTCGCTTCGACCGTCGCCTTTGTCCTGACCGGTAACTGGGCGATTGCGCTCGGCATCGGCCTGATTGAGCCGGTGGTGCAGACCCTGGTGTTCCCGCTGCATGAATATCTGTGGGAGCGCAAGGCGCCCGAAAAGCTGAGCCTGTTCCACAGCCATTGA